The Branchiostoma floridae strain S238N-H82 chromosome 12, Bfl_VNyyK, whole genome shotgun sequence genome segment TGAGACAATCTTTCCATTGTTGGTAACAATTGTGAGCATGCACAAATAAATGTATGAGGGGACCAGAAGTATACTTGTCATTGTAGTTGGCGGTAACATTTGCTATTACAGTAGAAACAGCTTGATTGCACCTCCATTTGTCAccatatttcatgcaattatccgggcaGTGCTTTGTTTGCAACAAAGCAAATTTAACCAGCTGCACCACACCACCAcaggatttggggattctgtgccATTAACAGAAGTGCGCTGTAACCCGTTGAGCAATCAactagcttctactgtatttgcacAAATGAATCGTTGTTTTGGTTGTTTTCACAAATCTGTTTTGTCCCCCCCTCCAGAGTTGTGAGACATGCGGACATTGCGCCCAGTCAGCAGGGCATCCGGGACAAGTTTCGCCTCAACGTCTACGAGCACGGGCAGAAgcgtctgattggtcagaaggACATCATGGCGCTTCTCCTGGCCACAGCAGGCAGGGAGGAGGACGAGAGCAAGACGGACGAGGAGCGAATGGTGGCCGCTCTCCGCCGTCAGGAGTCCGACAGTCCCGGGCGGAGAAGCCAACATGGTGAGTTTGTCTACAGACTACAGGTATAGTCTGGAGGACGCTGAAAGAATACACCATCAGCATGTGGCTGTCGGCAAACAAGCCCCCTGTATTGAAGTCTGGACTTTCTCTTAATAGATAAATTGTGACTTAGCCTATGTGTTGAATGACTGAGCAGtattctgtattgtattgtacatatGTGCTGTAGTCTTCATTGCCGTTAGTTGCTTTGCGTAGattcatagtctgtatagactgactaaCTGTCAGAGAGATACAGGTATAGTTGAGGAGTAAAGGAATCTAGCAGTGCAactttagaaataaaaatatcTGCTCTTCAAAAAGATGGTCTCGTTGTTggggttgttgacttagaatctaaaggtacTGGGATCAAACCCCCTAGCAGACTCCAGTGTTGTGCCCTCAGGCAAGACATTTTACACTTATTTCCTCGTTCAACTCAGGCCTAGCTGTGGATAGGGATGTCCTCTCAAATAGTACGTTTGAGGGCAAGTGCACCTTGAGCACTAACAGATCCTGCCCCCTATTGAAAAGAGTGCAGTCCTTCCTGgtttgagtggatcaaaacttaCTGTCTACTATGCAGCTGGTACTTCTGTACAAAATTGATGTGTtaagtagagtggactcattcctcaagctaccgaaTCTTCTGCTTTGCAGTCGTcactcagtaagacatctggagcctcAAAGTTCCCATTTAGAACTTTAATTCAGCCTACTAGTAGTATCATCCAATTACTAAAGTGTACTATATTGATGAATACTACAAGGGATTTACTAGttctgcaaaacaacaacaaaatacacaaacagcAATGTGTCTCAACGTAGTTTACATTGTATTTAGTAGTAATTGTTTATCCCTGTACCAAATATGATGAGGATTTTGATGTTTATCCCTTCTCTTGCAGTGAGAAGCCGCCCATCCCACCCTGGTTTTGTGATAATTGCCATTGCGACCTGTTGTATACTGGTGCTGACCATGCCAACCCACCTCCTGGACAAGGGCTCCCGCCTGCCTGACTACCTGCACCTCACTCTCAATCAGAAACTTGTAGCAGCTTACATACTAGGTAACTTTCTGCACCCAAGTTTCTTCATGTGCACTTGTAGCTTAACTTAACTTAAAGTTCATCTATATTGGTAGAAGACATTCTTGGACagttgaaatgtaatttccaacacaaaaattggatttaCCCATTCAgctgaacagctccagtctttgtcaaggaatgtcCAGTCTTTgtcactgcttctgtgacataACCTTATGTAGATGGGACATGTggctcagtgagcagtggatcatcaGTTGCAAAAAGTCTATGGCACCCACTGTCTCTGTTAATGGATTGTTATAAGTCTCTGATATAGATGGCTTCTTTAGTCACaaaagcagtggattgttcattccaagactggagctgttcagtaAAAAATTTGGttaagtccaattttcgtgttcgaaattacagttaaacttttCCAGAATGTACTAACTTTTGTAGCTGTTGACATCTTAGGAAGGTAGTGTATTTTACGCCTACAGACTTTCGTGGTATGGGTTGACGTAGGGCAAATGTTTGGAAATTAACCAAACTACAataactttgacatatcaaattgACTTGGAAATTCAAATGTTACGTCAAGGTGCTAACTCTGCTTCTTCCTTTCTTCCAGGactggttaccatggtgattcTGAGGTCATGACCCACAGCTTCTCCAGGACCTTCCACATCATGAACACATGACAGCAGTTCAACAATGTTCAGAGTTTCCTTCCCATACAAATGACTCCATTCACCATATTTTGTACTTACTCTTTTGTTTTCTCCAAGAGATTGGACCTACTGACTTCTGATCTGCGACCTGTTTTAATTGGAAGGGCCAGTTGTATTGAAGAAGGCCTTAGTGGAGGTTAAGATTTGTCCAGTCAACATTTCTTGTCTCATAAAGAATGTTTAATTTTGACCATGTTATCTGCCAACAGAGataagttttcttttgttttctcccTGGTGGCCTAAATGTAATGCCATCCAGTCAAGGGTCTATGGGCAATCTTATTGGTaacaacaaacatacatgttCATCTAGTATCACAGAATTTATTGTGTCATCCTTACTGGTGCTGACTCCACTGACAAAACTCTAGCTGTACCTGATGTATTTATATACTGTGAGCCTATAACTTATCTTCTATGCCTCTCTCTTTAACTATTTTGGCCTATATAATGTAATAAACTATGCCATAGTCATAGGATAAGCCACAAGTATAGATAGCACGTATCCAGTGTGTTCGTTAAACATTCTGGTGTGAGATGGAGAGTGAATAGTAATTTAGGCATCATATAAGATTTGTACTGCATTTCATTGCCTtgcaatttttatatcattttccaatttctatATCCCTACGCCTTACTGTTAAGATATGGGCAGTATGAAAATGATTTGAGGGTGCACTGTTTGCATGCTATATATGATGGGTATTTTATATGTTGGAATTGATGATGGAAGTTTTCAGTTGTAGATACTGGATGTATTTAATCCTTTTCAGCCACAAAGTTGCCAAGAAGCTTTAAGAATTTGCCACTGATTCCAGTGTGTATAACTTACATACTCTTCAGTATGTATCAAGAAGTGATGATATTGTATGCTTTACCAGTTGTAATAAAGAGAATCTCAAAGTTCATTGACATTGTTGGCCAGTAATTATCATCCATTTACATGCTATTGAGCTTGATACAAAAGTAGCAACCACCTTTGTAAAGAAATGGCCTAGAATGGGTAATGTTAAACATTTGCAGAAAAACACTTTATATCATTTCAGTTGTATGTACTTAATTAAGAATAattaacaacttttttttttagtaaaaatacTTTTGGTTGTTACAATGTGTCCTGTTGGTTCAATTGTTACCAGAATGTATGTAATCATAGAAATCAAATCTTTCTTATAGCTCGGGCATTAGATTTAGGTTGTCATCCCTAAATTTTACTCAGTAAGGCCTTACCAAAAAGTTGAATACTTTGGAACAGACCCGTACTTTGCACCAATGACGGTCACCATATTAGAGTCATGTGACATTACATATGTAAGACACCCGCTGATTGGCTGGATAAAGTTGATTAGGTCATAATCTTtgtgaaaagaaacaacttagTTCGATGTAAGAGGACGCCGACGAAGTCTATTTACACAAAACACGTTGTTTTCTGTTGCGTAAGACGACCATAGGTAGATTTGTAAAGGCCTAAAGTTTACTAAACAATCTAAAAGGCGACAACTCCATACAACCCCGAAACAATACCTTAAGATAATATCATATGAGATACGAATGATATATGATACGTGTGGGGTGCTGCATGATTATGTACACGTCATAAAAACTTGTTCAGAATTCTAACGGGTTAAATAACCCTTTTGGAACAAAAATAAGCGACCTTGTGCGTGTTGAATTCGTTCCCTTTTTGGTGAAGTCTGCATGTAGACATGTCATTGTGTTCTTCCGGTCTTCTGTGGTACCTGCCGGACCATGGCATGACAGGCACGAGTTCAGGCTAAGCACGGATCCGTTTCCAGGTACTAGTTTGGTCAGGGTTCTGCTAGTTTAGACGCCATTTTCATCATAATTCTTTCGTTTACTTAATACCGCGCCTTCTAGACTTTGGTGAGTCACTTCACGCTCTCAGCTCCTTGCTTGTGTGTACACAGGCTTGCTTAGGTACTTACCCCTGGCTCTACTACTTTGCATGAAGGTGTGGGGCCAAGAAAGGAATCAGGTGTCACTGCTCCTGTGTAACCTGCAAGGCAGCCATGTTTTCCGAAACGTTCAGACTTGCGATATCAAGTCTGAAGACGATTCTCTGAGAAGTTTCTTTTGTTGACGCGTTAGTGGATGTGTTTTCTACTGTGAGTCGACAACTGCGGTAAGTATAGGGACGCATGTGTCTCTTAGGGTCTGGATCAGGTTGTCTGTGAGTTCGACACTACCTGACATCTTAGGAGTCGGACACTACAGTCAGTGGACAGAGTATCAAACGTCCTGCGTGTCAGAAGAACAACTTTCCTACAATCAAGTCGGAAGGACATTCCACCCTTATTGGTACGTACAATGTCACTATATCTCTGTACTTTTGGACAACTGTTTTCGTCTTTCAAGTCCCCGTTTCTTGTAGTGTTGATGTATAAGGAAAATTTATTTCTATATGTATGCCAAAAGCTGGACTAGCGCTGTCAACATATAAGAAGTCGTGGCCATGTGAAGTACCTGTTTAAAGGTTATGCAAAGATCGTACGACGTAGGATGTATGTAATCAACCTTtacgaatacggaaaggttgTGGAAAGGTAAAATCTTAGTTTAAGTGGCTTTTAATAGTAGTCAAATATTTCCCTGCCTTTGAGACTTATTTCCGTTGTTCGGAAAGTTTGCTTGAATAATAATTAGTTTTCTTGCTGTCCTGTGCAGTCGTTGACAAAGCAACTCACGCCATCTGTCGTTAAATAATAAACTTTCGAGATATGTTCCTTAACTACCTACCATCTTGTATCATGACGAGGACcaagaaaatgtcacaaataaAAGTGTAGCTCTTGTCTTGTGCGCTATGTAGGCACAGATTGAAAGAGACAGCAGTTGTTAGAATATTCGGTACTTTGCATGGTCTGTATGTTGAGGATATGCCTGACCTATTTAGATTGTTTGCAAAGCCAGTAGAGATCAGTGAGCCGTACAGGTCGACATGGGTCGTCTGTGGTATAGTAAGGATTCAGTAAGTTGCAGTCCTCGTTTATGGCACTGTCACATGCGTCGCGCCATAAAAGCGGTAACTATTCTTGGCATGATAGTCGTGCACGTGCCGTacaaatcagttttttttatcagtGAAAAGGTAGTATTACATCCTTGTCGGTGGttagttctgtcacagcctaaaatgatgaaaatcctaCGACATCATCATTGTACGACGACCTACGGATAATCATGGTGGTCCTCTTAGCTACTAAGTGTCCATCCATAGTTGTTCATGAACATGAGCTCTAAGAATCATTCTTTTAATTTTATCAGCAGTTTTGATTGAGATTCAGAATACTTCACATCTTTTTTCGTTTAAGGTATATCATATATATGGCTATTCGATGCCGCCAACGGGCGTCGGAACTATGTGCACCTGTGgtgtcaaaagttttttttcttcaggatAGAAACACTCTAGATCTGTACcacaagtttctacagtctgAGTTTTCAAACCACTGATCACAAATACATGTGTTGTTGCGGCGTCTCTGACCAGAACAGACATTGCCTTCTTGCGGATTCTGTACGAACTGCCTCAGCTAGTCAGGAAAGTTTcagatatgttttgaaaatatcacttTATGAAAAAGGAGGTTGACATTACCTCAATTCACGATCACGATACGAATTATACGGAATACTTTGTCCTTTGTCAAAGTTCTACGATCGAATttcaagttaagaaaactcTGGAGTGGAAAGCTACCCGAGAACGAGTTCAGGGGTCATCAGGCGACTCATACAAGTCACAAAACTAGAAAGACCGGCTTTAGTGAGGCATATCAGACCGGCCGATCCTTTAACAGGGGAAACTGTCAACAATAAACGTttcatcgcgtaaaacaatTCAATAAAGGGTATCAAAACTATCAAATCTAGTTCGAATACTGAGAAACATTGCTTTTACGTCTTTATTTTGGTGCAAGATGAATATTTCGCTTATGATAGTAAAAGTTGTGAACGGAATACTTGGCACGTTCTTCCCTGGGGCTAAGTTGTCGTCACGTTTTGCCCCCATACGTCCCGAGAGCTAAAGGTTAGGTTGCAATTGTATTTCGTTTAAATATTGCAGtactttgttttttgttttagcGTCAGGGCTTCCTCCGGGATTAACT includes the following:
- the LOC118427332 gene encoding motile sperm domain-containing protein 1-like, encoding MQPLRPERAAGPVVQRRPSPGGSPIHFPREPPQIGEGRLPVFVFPTALTFYADDQSTHKQVLTLYNPYEFPLRFKLLCTAPKKYVVVDSEGTIRPHCCVDIVVRHADIAPSQQGIRDKFRLNVYEHGQKRLIGQKDIMALLLATAGREEDESKTDEERMVAALRRQESDSPGRRSQHVRSRPSHPGFVIIAIATCCILVLTMPTHLLDKGSRLPDYLHLTLNQKLVAAYILGLVTMVILRS